A stretch of Desulfitobacterium dichloroeliminans LMG P-21439 DNA encodes these proteins:
- a CDS encoding NlpC/P60 family protein, whose product MHFREKLSQFRIASTDQVQKFAKTIPWKSPKVIGSLSAVLILAGGLSFYSLTTTSVAAVMINGQQMGYVENVKSGQLLVDNFLQEKGEPYGVLAKTRDQIAYENVRIKNSAYEALIINEETLAESLNYYLEGYKIVAGGTPIAYLPSQDDAEKLLKEYEEYYAKASDENQVTSVSFAEEVSIEKVSIKPDQMNQVDQAYEKLIDGKVTSKEYKVEKNDSWWLIARKNNMLTEEVLAGNPGTTEDSVIKPGEVINLVTVEPYLTVLSQGTYSGEEIIPYDVVTKTDYKLNPGQTKVITKGNNGSKFVTYSYEQRNGVEVAKKVLDEKIVEKPVDEVVAKGPRKQTTNIAMATSRGSADGSSIVDRALSLQGTSYVFGGTSTSGFDCSGFTKYIYSGAGISLPRTSYDQFSSGSQVSSDNLQSGDLVFFSTYASGASHVGIYIGNGKFVHAANPGSGVKVSGVSDSYYGPRYLGARRY is encoded by the coding sequence ATGCATTTTCGGGAGAAACTGTCTCAATTTAGAATCGCTTCAACTGACCAAGTCCAGAAATTTGCGAAGACTATTCCTTGGAAATCTCCAAAAGTGATTGGTTCTTTATCTGCTGTCCTGATTTTAGCAGGTGGCTTAAGTTTTTATTCTTTAACAACTACCTCTGTAGCTGCTGTGATGATTAACGGTCAGCAAATGGGGTATGTAGAGAATGTTAAGAGTGGTCAGCTTCTTGTGGATAACTTTCTTCAAGAAAAAGGCGAGCCATACGGTGTCCTTGCCAAAACACGGGACCAAATCGCTTATGAAAATGTTCGAATCAAGAATTCCGCCTATGAGGCCTTGATAATCAACGAGGAGACATTAGCTGAATCCTTAAATTATTATCTAGAAGGCTATAAAATTGTTGCCGGCGGCACACCTATAGCTTATTTGCCTAGCCAAGATGATGCTGAAAAGCTCCTTAAAGAATACGAAGAGTATTATGCTAAAGCAAGCGATGAGAACCAAGTCACATCCGTCAGCTTTGCTGAAGAAGTGAGTATTGAAAAAGTCTCTATCAAGCCTGACCAGATGAACCAAGTAGATCAAGCCTATGAAAAACTCATCGATGGCAAGGTCACCTCAAAGGAATATAAAGTAGAGAAAAACGACTCCTGGTGGTTAATTGCTCGTAAAAACAACATGTTAACCGAGGAAGTTCTGGCTGGAAATCCTGGAACCACTGAAGATTCAGTGATTAAACCAGGTGAAGTGATTAATCTCGTAACGGTTGAACCGTATCTGACCGTATTAAGTCAAGGTACATATTCCGGGGAAGAGATAATTCCCTATGATGTTGTTACAAAGACTGATTACAAGCTCAATCCTGGACAAACGAAGGTTATCACCAAAGGAAACAACGGTTCAAAGTTTGTCACCTATTCTTATGAACAAAGAAATGGTGTAGAAGTAGCCAAGAAAGTCTTGGATGAGAAAATCGTTGAAAAACCTGTGGATGAAGTTGTTGCTAAAGGACCACGTAAACAAACGACCAATATCGCCATGGCGACTTCTCGTGGTAGCGCTGATGGTTCTTCCATAGTCGATCGTGCTCTCAGCCTTCAAGGAACCAGCTATGTATTCGGAGGAACTTCCACAAGTGGCTTTGATTGTTCCGGTTTTACGAAGTATATCTATTCCGGTGCCGGGATATCCCTCCCACGTACCTCCTACGATCAGTTTAGTTCTGGTTCTCAGGTAAGTAGCGATAATTTGCAATCAGGGGATTTAGTATTTTTCAGCACCTATGCTTCCGGAGCCTCTCATGTGGGGATTTACATCGGTAACGGCAAATTTGTTCACGCAGCCAATCCTGGTAGTGGGGTAAAAGTATCCGGTGTAAGCGATAGCTACTACGGTCCTCGCTACCTTGGGGCACGTCGATACTAA
- a CDS encoding nuclease-related domain-containing protein, with the protein MLFRKRKEEKKINAPKSEIHEKSLKCRKYKSNYYSKNSIRNRESLRSKRQRKDEIGEYKLEVELSHLPQRFKLISSVLLNTKGGYVQIDHLLVSPYGLFVIEAYNLSGLIVGEENDLKWYQMITWRVKTFPNPVIENQARIEVLREQAGLDEDIPVFSYVTFNCRSNLKVFLSSVFYDIDLLASIMKLAQTQPVVLSDEEVLGVLEAIESINVKDQGIRNEYAARLRKMRMQERPKHGDIRCCLCQKAVNTRMARYCLNRPDKFAWKVYCEKHQKEMTKIVRRESIRSEEFT; encoded by the coding sequence TTGTTATTCAGAAAGAGAAAAGAAGAAAAGAAAATTAATGCACCTAAGTCAGAGATTCATGAAAAATCTCTGAAGTGCAGGAAATATAAAAGTAATTACTATTCTAAGAATTCTATAAGAAATAGAGAGTCCCTGCGAAGTAAAAGGCAGAGAAAAGATGAAATTGGTGAATATAAACTGGAAGTAGAACTCTCCCATTTACCTCAAAGGTTTAAACTTATAAGCAGTGTGCTATTGAATACCAAGGGGGGATATGTGCAGATTGATCATCTCTTGGTCTCTCCCTATGGGCTTTTTGTTATAGAGGCCTATAATTTGTCAGGACTAATTGTCGGGGAAGAAAACGATCTGAAGTGGTATCAGATGATTACCTGGAGGGTAAAAACCTTTCCTAATCCTGTCATAGAGAACCAAGCCCGCATTGAAGTATTACGAGAGCAAGCAGGTCTTGATGAGGACATCCCTGTGTTTTCTTATGTGACGTTTAACTGCCGCAGTAACCTGAAAGTCTTCTTGAGCTCGGTGTTTTATGATATAGATCTTCTTGCTTCCATTATGAAGCTGGCTCAGACTCAACCTGTGGTGCTTAGTGATGAAGAGGTTCTTGGAGTCCTAGAAGCTATTGAGAGCATCAATGTAAAAGATCAAGGGATTCGCAATGAATATGCTGCTCGCCTTCGCAAGATGAGAATGCAGGAGAGACCAAAGCATGGTGATATTCGTTGTTGCCTCTGCCAAAAAGCTGTGAATACGCGAATGGCAAGATATTGTCTTAATCGTCCAGATAAATTTGCCTGGAAAGTCTATTGTGAGAAACATCAGAAAGAGATGACCAAAATCGTCAGACGGGAAAGTATAAGATCTGAGGAATTCACATAA
- a CDS encoding DMT family transporter: MSEIGVDKNREKTQDITRKAIRGVLFTLIGGISWGFSGACGQYLFSVKGINPHWVTAVRMFTAGLIIFCFVLFKYKEKMVGLFSNKKDRWTLIGFSIFGLIFCQYTYLLAISYTNAGTATVLQYLGPLLIMVFVCGIDRRLPTKIEGIAIVLAVTGTFLLTTHGSLSNLVISSQGLFWGLMSALGLMLYTIIPGRIISRWGSIVVTSCGMLMGGLILLVLVRPWRIPVSLDWQVFLGMLAIIVIGTVVSFTLYLQGVSDIGPVKASMIACVEPVAATLFSAFWLNTPFVGADILGFAFIITTVILLTSKGS; this comes from the coding sequence ATGAGTGAGATTGGTGTTGATAAAAATAGAGAAAAGACCCAGGATATCACGAGAAAAGCTATTAGAGGTGTACTGTTTACACTGATAGGCGGAATTAGTTGGGGATTTTCCGGTGCCTGCGGGCAATACCTTTTTTCTGTGAAGGGAATCAATCCTCATTGGGTTACAGCCGTACGGATGTTTACGGCGGGGTTGATCATATTTTGTTTTGTTTTATTTAAATACAAAGAGAAAATGGTGGGGTTATTCAGTAATAAAAAGGACCGCTGGACGCTCATTGGCTTTAGTATATTTGGACTTATTTTTTGCCAGTATACCTATTTGTTGGCCATATCATATACCAATGCGGGAACAGCGACGGTGCTACAGTATCTAGGGCCTTTGTTGATTATGGTTTTCGTGTGCGGAATCGATCGGCGGTTGCCGACGAAGATAGAAGGTATAGCTATTGTCCTAGCCGTTACCGGCACCTTTCTCTTGACTACGCATGGAAGTCTCAGTAACCTGGTCATTTCTTCCCAAGGTCTTTTTTGGGGACTAATGTCCGCCCTAGGGTTGATGCTCTATACGATAATTCCGGGAAGGATTATCAGCAGGTGGGGGAGCATTGTAGTGACTAGCTGCGGTATGTTAATGGGCGGGTTGATTTTGCTTGTATTGGTTCGGCCTTGGCGAATTCCTGTTTCCCTGGATTGGCAAGTGTTTCTGGGAATGCTGGCTATCATTGTGATTGGAACAGTAGTGTCCTTTACCTTGTATTTACAAGGAGTTAGTGATATTGGGCCTGTCAAGGCCAGTATGATCGCCTGTGTAGAACCAGTGGCAGCTACTTTGTTCTCCGCCTTTTGGTTGAATACACCTTTTGTTGGAGCCGATATCCTTGGCTTTGCCTTTATTATTACCACAGTAATTCTCTTAACAAGTAAGGGTAGTTAA
- a CDS encoding ISLre2 family transposase yields MNSLTKEKITFKDIERDFYKIGCEVAKLLLQKFLEEMDTELAESRDKAVLRHRGKKSTSMKTLMGEVSVDRAIYRKAKDDGSQEYVYLLHEALRLETMGFMSPNLVEKILEYSCAMSYREVAQAVSTLTNQTISHQGVWNIVQAVGEKQIEAEKALVDSFKKNELSGSKDVPILFEEADGLWLSMQGKSREKGSSKGRKELKISVTYEGWKPRYPSSKEYETVGKMAFAGYMKSEEMKELRDASISQNYNVDEIIYRVLNGDGASWIRRDHDQETDKFQLDPFHLAQAVTRNVSDKKARRPILKWLKAGEFGKVFEKIEQLKHESGGVAKEIEKLGRLESYIRSNIDGIVPYKDREDMTLPKAPEGLEYRNLGTMERQVRVFASRMKGARSWSEKGATHLSKIIALKMGKGFKEKIAALVSGKLPDRLTERFVETITNSKSGLKKAVKKSIYPVHRGELPYTNCSVTNGRKVIRNMFNLKTFSEMIYR; encoded by the coding sequence ATGAATAGTTTAACCAAAGAAAAGATAACATTCAAGGATATTGAGAGAGATTTTTACAAAATAGGTTGTGAAGTTGCGAAACTGCTCCTCCAAAAGTTTCTGGAAGAAATGGATACAGAGCTTGCAGAGAGCAGGGATAAAGCAGTTCTAAGACATAGAGGCAAAAAGTCAACCTCAATGAAGACCCTGATGGGAGAAGTATCAGTCGATCGAGCAATATATAGGAAAGCCAAAGACGATGGTAGTCAAGAGTATGTTTATCTTTTGCATGAAGCTCTGAGATTGGAAACAATGGGCTTTATGTCTCCTAATCTCGTAGAGAAGATTTTAGAATACAGTTGTGCAATGTCCTACCGAGAAGTAGCACAAGCGGTTTCAACCTTAACGAATCAAACCATCAGCCACCAAGGAGTATGGAACATCGTGCAAGCTGTGGGAGAGAAACAAATTGAAGCAGAAAAGGCACTAGTGGACTCCTTTAAGAAAAATGAATTAAGCGGGAGTAAAGACGTTCCCATTCTCTTTGAGGAAGCGGATGGCCTGTGGTTATCTATGCAGGGAAAGAGCAGAGAAAAAGGGAGCTCCAAAGGCAGAAAAGAGCTTAAGATTAGTGTTACTTATGAGGGTTGGAAGCCAAGATATCCGTCATCTAAAGAGTACGAAACCGTGGGCAAAATGGCTTTTGCAGGTTACATGAAATCGGAAGAGATGAAAGAACTAAGAGACGCATCAATATCTCAGAATTACAATGTAGATGAAATTATCTATCGAGTCCTAAATGGTGATGGAGCATCATGGATAAGACGAGATCATGATCAAGAAACAGATAAATTTCAGCTCGATCCCTTTCATCTTGCTCAAGCAGTCACTAGAAATGTATCAGACAAAAAGGCTAGAAGACCCATCCTAAAATGGCTTAAGGCTGGGGAATTTGGAAAGGTATTCGAAAAGATTGAGCAGCTCAAGCATGAAAGCGGCGGAGTGGCCAAAGAGATAGAAAAACTTGGTAGACTAGAAAGCTACATAAGAAGCAATATTGACGGGATAGTACCCTATAAGGACAGAGAAGATATGACGTTACCCAAAGCCCCTGAGGGCTTAGAATACAGGAATTTAGGCACGATGGAAAGGCAAGTGAGGGTATTCGCTTCCCGCATGAAAGGGGCAAGAAGCTGGAGCGAAAAAGGAGCAACCCATCTCTCCAAAATAATCGCTTTAAAAATGGGAAAAGGCTTCAAGGAAAAGATAGCAGCCCTAGTTTCAGGAAAGCTCCCGGACCGGTTGACTGAGAGATTCGTAGAAACCATAACGAACAGCAAAAGCGGACTAAAGAAGGCCGTAAAGAAATCAATATACCCGGTACATAGAGGAGAGTTGCCCTACACAAACTGCTCAGTAACAAACGGCAGGAAAGTCATTCGCAATATGTTCAATCTCAAAACATTTAGCGAGATGATCTACCGGTAA
- a CDS encoding helix-turn-helix domain-containing protein — protein MSVSYKKLWKLLIDREMKKKDLCSKAGISHASMAKLGKNENVTTDVLVRICTALSCDISDIMEIVNDSNTSDKK, from the coding sequence TTGTCTGTGAGCTACAAAAAACTTTGGAAGCTCTTAATTGATCGCGAAATGAAAAAGAAAGACCTTTGTTCTAAAGCTGGCATAAGTCACGCGTCAATGGCCAAACTTGGAAAAAACGAAAATGTGACAACGGATGTACTTGTTCGGATCTGTACTGCTTTAAGCTGTGACATTAGTGATATTATGGAGATCGTAAACGATTCAAATACGTCCGATAAAAAATAA
- a CDS encoding Dam family site-specific DNA-(adenine-N6)-methyltransferase gives MLNSLRNKAEQHQSSVPARPLLKWAGGKTQMLNEILPKIPTPYGRYIEPFIGGGALFFALNPSDGIIADSNPELINMYRQVAENVDDVITYLQTYSNTEEMFYAVRSLDWHELSLSEAAARTIYLNKTCFNGLYRVNKKGQFNAPFGRYKNPKICDIEALYAASAVLQRATIVCADYLQILNDYAQPGDFVFLDPPYLPVSEYSDFKRYTKEQFYEEDHVELANEVQRLHELGCYVILTNSNHPLVHELYSTFNIDVVQTKRYISCNGNSRKGEDVIITIPPKRSISLSIVPAPLPAQVDKYPSTRYMGSKSKLLLQIWDIASQFKFDSVVDLFAGSGIVGYMFKAQGKTVISNDYMAMSATYAKAMIENNSVILPRNEAQKLLIESQASDHFVYTTFAGLYFSDHDNEVIDTLRANIAAIRDPYKRAIAMSALIRACIKKRARGIFTYTGERYDDGRKDLKKSFEEQFMDAVTAVNSSVFNNGKVNKAKNSDAMQLRIETPDMVYIDPPYYSPYSDNEYVRRYHFVEGLARNWEGVEIQQHTQTKKFKSYPTPFSTRKGAADAFDLLFKKYASSIIIVSYSSNSLPTLDEMVSILSKHKEHVEVIPVDYRYSFGNQGNKVGNNKNQVQEYLFVGY, from the coding sequence GTGCTAAATTCATTACGCAACAAAGCTGAACAGCACCAATCGAGTGTCCCCGCACGTCCTTTACTTAAATGGGCGGGCGGCAAGACCCAAATGCTCAATGAAATCTTACCTAAAATACCGACTCCGTATGGTCGATATATAGAGCCGTTCATTGGTGGAGGAGCGCTCTTCTTTGCTCTTAATCCTTCTGATGGTATTATAGCAGATAGCAACCCCGAATTAATTAATATGTACAGGCAAGTAGCAGAGAATGTGGATGATGTTATTACATACCTTCAAACTTATAGTAACACAGAAGAGATGTTTTACGCTGTCAGATCACTGGACTGGCATGAACTTTCATTATCAGAAGCCGCAGCGAGGACAATCTATCTTAATAAAACATGCTTCAATGGTTTATACCGAGTAAATAAAAAGGGGCAGTTTAATGCGCCTTTTGGACGATATAAGAACCCAAAAATTTGTGATATTGAAGCTTTGTATGCAGCATCTGCTGTTTTGCAAAGAGCTACAATTGTGTGTGCTGATTATCTTCAGATTTTAAATGATTATGCACAGCCGGGCGACTTTGTGTTTCTTGACCCGCCTTATCTTCCTGTGTCAGAGTACTCGGATTTCAAGCGATACACAAAGGAGCAATTCTATGAGGAAGATCACGTAGAACTTGCAAATGAGGTACAGCGGCTTCATGAGTTAGGCTGCTATGTAATTCTTACAAATTCCAACCACCCATTAGTGCATGAACTATATAGTACCTTTAATATTGATGTTGTGCAAACCAAGCGATATATCTCATGCAATGGTAACAGTCGTAAAGGTGAAGATGTCATCATTACAATTCCTCCGAAAAGGAGTATTTCTTTATCAATTGTACCTGCACCTTTACCTGCACAGGTTGATAAATATCCGTCTACTCGCTATATGGGATCTAAGAGTAAATTACTATTACAGATATGGGATATTGCCTCCCAATTCAAATTTGATAGCGTTGTTGACCTATTTGCGGGATCTGGTATTGTTGGATACATGTTTAAAGCTCAAGGCAAAACAGTTATTAGCAATGATTACATGGCAATGTCTGCAACTTATGCAAAAGCCATGATTGAGAACAATTCGGTTATCCTTCCACGGAATGAAGCGCAAAAACTTCTGATAGAATCACAAGCGTCTGATCATTTCGTTTACACTACTTTTGCCGGATTATATTTCTCTGATCATGATAACGAAGTTATTGACACGTTACGTGCAAATATAGCAGCTATCCGAGACCCCTATAAACGTGCAATTGCTATGTCTGCATTAATCCGTGCGTGTATTAAGAAGCGCGCTCGAGGCATTTTTACTTACACTGGGGAACGCTATGACGATGGAAGAAAAGATCTTAAAAAATCGTTTGAAGAGCAGTTCATGGATGCAGTAACTGCTGTGAATAGTTCTGTTTTTAATAATGGGAAAGTTAACAAAGCAAAAAACAGTGATGCCATGCAGTTGCGAATTGAAACGCCGGACATGGTATACATTGATCCCCCATATTATTCCCCATACTCTGATAATGAGTATGTACGCCGTTACCATTTTGTTGAGGGCCTCGCTCGAAATTGGGAAGGCGTTGAGATACAGCAACATACGCAAACAAAAAAGTTTAAGTCGTATCCTACACCCTTCTCCACGAGGAAAGGCGCTGCTGATGCCTTTGATCTACTGTTCAAAAAGTATGCAAGTAGTATAATCATCGTTTCCTATTCGTCAAACAGTTTGCCAACACTTGATGAGATGGTTTCCATTCTCTCAAAGCACAAGGAACACGTTGAAGTTATTCCGGTGGACTACCGGTACTCTTTCGGTAATCAGGGTAACAAAGTAGGAAACAACAAAAACCAAGTCCAAGAATACCTTTTTGTGGGATATTAA
- a CDS encoding AlwI family type II restriction endonuclease, with protein MTLWYIGNTSVRSAFRLRDGLVALSTSYLQGNMRGQDGDRAFRQLLGQHGIVSLGTDETNSVGRKWRSALGKLGFLYPEIPSSATIRQEDVGAMDTITPNGWRLIRSETVPAMQECFLRALAAQYIEIQNTDGQSTWFSPLRHTLAVLLEVERQTGVAAVSFIEMALHVQTTSSADNIVNVAERIIVLRNERNAAESKRRFDSAKYEEAGIAFGLKASTFRDYADANFRYLKATGLVQNRGRGIALVPEKRLFSELMARDTSAPATELDRYTTLCNGAVLPTDTQDAALDVLHDLLAQLSQMGIPFVLGDRPVNTPADIAIIRHEVEDIIFKQKEEIYASEQAGQWEEIATYIDLIASRRDRRRIDEETEIIIPRSETPAYLEWTLWRAFLAIDSLENKPYEARRFRIDQDFLPVGTAPGNGPDLIMEFRDFVIVIEVTLTESSRQEAAEGEPVRRHVADLMNQYAEANGKPVYGLFIANNIDSNTAETFRIGAWYSRSDERMQLHIIPITISQFNMFFKALFTTNNVAPEAVINLMNDCEQYRSDCEAPEWKVMISQTVERTVNEMVAQ; from the coding sequence ATGACACTTTGGTATATAGGTAACACATCCGTCAGAAGTGCATTCCGCCTACGTGACGGTTTAGTTGCGCTTTCTACATCTTACCTACAAGGCAACATGCGTGGTCAAGATGGTGACCGCGCTTTTCGTCAATTGCTAGGGCAGCATGGCATTGTTTCGCTTGGAACAGATGAAACAAACAGCGTAGGACGGAAATGGCGATCAGCTCTTGGCAAGTTGGGATTTCTGTACCCGGAGATTCCGAGTTCTGCTACAATTCGTCAGGAAGACGTTGGTGCCATGGATACCATCACTCCCAATGGATGGCGACTGATACGCTCGGAAACCGTGCCTGCCATGCAAGAGTGTTTTTTGCGTGCTCTAGCTGCTCAATATATAGAAATCCAAAATACCGATGGGCAATCTACATGGTTTTCACCGCTCCGGCACACATTGGCAGTTCTTCTCGAAGTGGAACGCCAAACTGGTGTGGCTGCTGTTAGCTTTATTGAGATGGCTCTTCATGTTCAGACTACCAGTAGCGCAGATAACATTGTGAACGTAGCTGAACGCATAATCGTGTTAAGAAATGAACGCAACGCCGCTGAATCGAAACGTCGTTTCGATTCGGCCAAATACGAAGAGGCGGGTATTGCTTTCGGTCTAAAAGCATCAACCTTCCGTGACTATGCTGACGCCAATTTCAGATACTTGAAAGCAACCGGTCTTGTCCAAAATAGAGGACGCGGTATTGCTTTAGTACCAGAAAAACGTCTGTTTTCAGAGTTGATGGCAAGAGATACATCTGCTCCGGCAACTGAACTTGATAGGTATACTACGCTGTGTAATGGCGCGGTGCTTCCTACAGACACACAGGATGCGGCGTTGGACGTTCTACACGATCTACTTGCACAGTTATCACAGATGGGTATTCCGTTTGTGCTTGGTGATCGGCCAGTTAATACGCCGGCTGACATCGCCATTATCCGGCACGAAGTTGAAGATATTATTTTTAAGCAAAAAGAAGAAATTTACGCAAGCGAGCAAGCTGGTCAATGGGAAGAAATTGCTACATACATTGATCTCATTGCTTCGCGTAGAGATCGTCGCCGTATTGATGAGGAAACCGAGATCATTATTCCTCGAAGCGAGACTCCAGCATATCTAGAGTGGACTTTATGGCGCGCATTCTTGGCTATTGACAGTTTGGAGAACAAGCCATATGAAGCAAGGCGTTTTAGGATTGATCAGGACTTTTTACCGGTGGGTACCGCACCTGGCAATGGCCCAGACTTAATTATGGAGTTTCGTGATTTCGTTATTGTTATCGAAGTTACTTTGACCGAGAGCTCTAGACAGGAGGCTGCCGAAGGAGAACCCGTCCGTCGTCATGTGGCTGATCTTATGAACCAGTATGCCGAAGCTAATGGGAAGCCCGTGTATGGCTTGTTTATTGCCAACAATATAGATTCCAACACCGCAGAAACATTTAGAATTGGTGCGTGGTATTCACGAAGCGATGAGAGAATGCAACTGCATATTATCCCCATAACTATTTCTCAATTTAATATGTTTTTTAAGGCGTTGTTTACTACAAACAATGTAGCACCAGAAGCAGTTATTAATTTAATGAATGACTGTGAGCAATACCGATCAGACTGTGAGGCTCCGGAATGGAAAGTTATGATCAGTCAGACTGTTGAACGGACAGTTAATGAAATGGTTGCACAATAA
- a CDS encoding 3'-5' exonuclease: protein MALPAKGHIVVLGTAGSGKTTIALLRSHHLANIPENGRVLLVTFNGALVEYMRGISKSRSAKLVVENYHKFARGYLNSRGKMPRWNGILSPDEKAYYIEQAVEELKKEHPAESTLRRSKEFFIDEITFIEKFGVADLAAYNEAERIGRAAANIKRENRKWIFAVYKKYIELREAAGRKYDWDDLAFYVYNELQDDENERRYTHIIVDEGQDFSPMMIKSLVDAVADGGSFTFFGDVAQQIYGSRLSWRDSGINADKVWRFDVNYRNPATITAFAKDITESEYWRQDGDMVEATAQIAEGPKPILVKFSNKPREMAWVVERAISTGKTSSTVIVCRTRADIDSFLRVLKNKGCDATEIDKDTPGYAHIKTVYLTTFHAAKGLEFDNVFVPFLTDDKLPDPDTVANAVSEEDAYIDEIKLLYVATTRSKYGLYMTYSGTLSPLFPEDSDSCDFHDEEEVE from the coding sequence ATGGCTCTGCCCGCAAAAGGCCACATCGTTGTGCTTGGTACTGCCGGTAGCGGCAAGACTACCATTGCTTTGCTTCGCTCCCATCACCTTGCCAACATACCCGAAAACGGCAGGGTGTTACTCGTTACATTCAACGGCGCGTTAGTCGAATATATGCGTGGTATAAGTAAATCTCGGTCAGCAAAACTTGTTGTCGAGAACTATCATAAGTTTGCCAGGGGCTATTTGAACAGTAGAGGAAAGATGCCTCGTTGGAACGGAATTCTGAGCCCGGACGAAAAGGCTTATTACATAGAGCAAGCCGTAGAAGAATTAAAAAAGGAGCATCCTGCCGAATCCACGTTAAGGCGCTCTAAGGAGTTCTTTATTGACGAGATAACCTTCATCGAGAAATTCGGGGTTGCCGATCTTGCCGCATACAATGAAGCAGAACGTATTGGTCGTGCAGCCGCTAATATTAAGCGAGAAAACCGCAAATGGATTTTCGCGGTATATAAGAAATACATAGAACTGCGCGAGGCAGCTGGTCGGAAATATGACTGGGATGATTTGGCTTTTTATGTCTACAACGAACTGCAGGATGACGAAAACGAACGCAGATATACCCACATCATCGTGGACGAGGGGCAGGATTTCTCCCCAATGATGATTAAGTCGTTGGTAGACGCTGTGGCCGACGGCGGGTCGTTTACCTTCTTCGGGGATGTAGCGCAGCAGATTTACGGCAGCCGTCTATCTTGGCGTGACTCTGGAATTAACGCTGATAAGGTCTGGCGGTTCGATGTGAATTACCGCAACCCCGCCACCATTACGGCTTTTGCTAAAGACATAACCGAAAGCGAATACTGGCGGCAAGACGGCGATATGGTCGAAGCTACTGCCCAGATTGCCGAAGGACCTAAGCCCATACTCGTGAAATTCTCAAATAAGCCGCGAGAGATGGCTTGGGTAGTTGAGCGAGCTATATCCACAGGAAAAACCTCGTCTACGGTGATTGTTTGCAGGACCAGGGCTGACATTGATTCTTTTTTGCGAGTGTTGAAGAACAAAGGATGCGACGCAACGGAAATCGATAAAGACACTCCCGGATATGCCCATATAAAGACGGTTTATCTTACGACCTTCCACGCCGCAAAAGGACTGGAGTTCGACAACGTGTTTGTCCCATTTTTGACGGACGATAAACTCCCAGACCCTGATACAGTTGCGAATGCCGTATCTGAAGAGGACGCATATATTGATGAGATAAAGCTGCTTTACGTTGCGACAACCCGCTCGAAATACGGGCTATACATGACATATAGCGGCACGTTGTCTCCGCTGTTCCCTGAGGATTCAGATAGCTGTGATTTTCACGATGAGGAGGAAGTGGAATGA
- a CDS encoding DUF4433 domain-containing protein produces the protein MSAYEILTARGVTRLCHFTKFQSLTHIIPSADGILASSSIRQDTKNVTDTARYDGELDYVCCSVQYPNSWFLKKAMQNNTDKIFKDWVVLYVDLSILKYKSAKFCPCNASKSYGTHIDDRMENIDSIFATSIPTFAYPRSPQMLASCPTDGQAEILIRDSIPREYIIGMAVGNEEVAKRIYGMLKMYGMEQIPLYIAPDVVMPNWSSMIKNGRRPIETQCGWSEEE, from the coding sequence ATGAGCGCATATGAAATTTTGACGGCTCGTGGTGTGACCCGCTTATGCCACTTTACGAAGTTCCAGAGCCTGACGCACATTATTCCTTCGGCGGATGGCATTCTGGCGAGCAGCTCGATACGCCAAGATACGAAAAACGTCACCGACACGGCTCGGTACGACGGCGAATTGGATTATGTGTGCTGCTCTGTTCAGTACCCAAACTCGTGGTTCTTGAAAAAGGCTATGCAGAACAACACCGATAAGATCTTCAAAGATTGGGTTGTTCTATATGTCGATTTGAGCATACTAAAATATAAAAGCGCGAAATTCTGCCCTTGCAATGCGAGCAAATCATATGGAACCCATATAGATGATAGGATGGAAAATATCGATTCAATCTTTGCAACTTCTATCCCTACGTTTGCATACCCGAGGTCTCCACAAATGCTCGCTTCCTGCCCGACAGACGGGCAAGCGGAAATCTTGATTAGGGACAGTATTCCACGAGAGTACATTATCGGCATGGCCGTTGGGAATGAGGAGGTTGCGAAGCGGATTTATGGGATGCTGAAAATGTACGGCATGGAACAAATACCGCTTTATATTGCTCCAGATGTAGTGATGCCAAATTGGAGCAGTATGATTAAGAATGGTCGTCGACCAATCGAGACCCAGTGCGGCTGGTCAGAGGAGGAGTAA